A single window of Desulfovibrio sp. G11 DNA harbors:
- a CDS encoding AMIN domain-containing protein, producing MNKVILSLLLAVCVLGMALIMLNEKLRKPEQTPITQTTISSQAADAAAGLPEAQDAAPGTLLPGSDSQPLASDGTAAPYLPPLPVESSHSLTPPDRASRPDAEMPSAPVRAPLPEPVKHTSVPSSTAGETPAARQAGTVTKSTAPAQTPPAATEKTQPAEKKTQERTTAEKPAPKKLEITRFVVFSRDKGATVRLVGTAPIDYKSMTLNNPERLVIDLEGKWQIKAPGVPKNPLVTNVRLGKFTDKTRVVIDLSGKPAHTRYILSKDRLSLDIRVDQ from the coding sequence ATGAACAAAGTAATATTAAGTCTTCTTCTGGCTGTCTGTGTACTGGGCATGGCCCTTATTATGCTTAACGAAAAGCTGCGTAAACCGGAGCAGACCCCCATCACGCAGACAACCATAAGCTCGCAGGCTGCTGATGCCGCTGCGGGACTCCCCGAAGCGCAGGACGCAGCCCCCGGCACTCTGCTGCCCGGCAGTGACAGCCAGCCGCTGGCTTCCGACGGCACAGCAGCCCCCTACCTGCCGCCCCTGCCTGTGGAATCCAGCCACAGCCTCACACCGCCCGACCGCGCGTCCCGCCCGGATGCAGAAATGCCCAGCGCCCCAGTGCGTGCGCCCCTGCCCGAGCCGGTAAAGCACACCTCCGTGCCTTCCAGCACCGCAGGCGAAACACCCGCCGCCCGGCAGGCCGGAACCGTAACAAAGAGCACCGCGCCCGCGCAGACGCCTCCGGCGGCCACAGAAAAAACGCAGCCCGCCGAGAAAAAAACACAGGAGCGCACCACGGCGGAAAAACCCGCCCCCAAAAAGCTTGAGATCACCCGCTTTGTAGTTTTTTCCCGCGACAAAGGAGCCACTGTCCGCCTGGTAGGCACCGCGCCCATCGACTATAAGAGCATGACGCTTAACAATCCGGAAAGGCTCGTCATCGACCTTGAAGGCAAGTGGCAGATCAAAGCTCCCGGGGTTCCAAAAAATCCTCTGGTCACCAATGTGCGCCTGGGGAAATTTACGGACAAGACAAGAGTGGTTATTGACCTTTCCGGCAAGCCTGCGCACACACGCTACATCCTTTCAAAGGACAGGCTGTCTCTGGATATCAGGGTAGACCAGTAA